From the Desulfovulcanus ferrireducens genome, one window contains:
- the rpiB gene encoding ribose 5-phosphate isomerase B gives MTSKPIIFGSDHAGLGLKKELIAYLSPKYELIDVGTKDENSCDYPVYARKLCQEVLDRQTLGILICGSGIGMSITANRFQGIRAALCLNEYMARMARMHNDANVLCLGDRIIGVELAKSIVDVFLEANFEGGRHLRRIQLIDSLE, from the coding sequence ATGACTTCCAAACCCATAATTTTTGGCTCTGATCACGCAGGACTGGGTTTAAAAAAAGAGCTGATAGCTTATTTAAGCCCCAAATATGAATTAATTGATGTTGGCACCAAAGATGAAAACAGCTGCGACTATCCTGTCTATGCCCGCAAACTCTGCCAGGAGGTCCTGGATAGACAGACCCTGGGAATTCTTATCTGTGGTTCAGGCATTGGGATGTCTATAACTGCCAATCGTTTTCAGGGCATAAGGGCTGCGCTTTGTCTCAACGAGTATATGGCCAGAATGGCCAGAATGCACAATGATGCCAATGTTCTCTGCCTTGGAGACAGAATTATCGGGGTGGAGCTGGCCAAAAGCATTGTGGACGTCTTTTTAGAGGCCAACTTCGAGGGAGGAAGACACTTGCGCCGCATCCAGCTTATTGATTCTTTAGAATAG